One Amaranthus tricolor cultivar Red isolate AtriRed21 chromosome 1, ASM2621246v1, whole genome shotgun sequence DNA window includes the following coding sequences:
- the LOC130808415 gene encoding uncharacterized protein LOC130808415, with protein NNNNNNNNNNNNNNNNNNNNNNNNNNNNNNNNNNNNNNNNNNNNNNNNNNNNNNNNNNNNNNNNNNNNNNNNNNNNNNNNNNNNNNNNNNNNNNNNNNNNNNHNNNNHNHNHNNNNNNNNNNNNNNNYNNNNNNNNNNNNNNNNNNNNNNKNNNNNNNNNNNNNNNNNNNNNNNNNNNNNNNNNNNNNNNNNNNNNNNNNNNNNNNNNNNNNNNNNNNNNINNNNNNNNNNNNNNNNNNNNNNNNNNNNNNNNNNNNNNNNNNNNNNNNNNNNNNNNNNNNNNNNNNNNNNNNNNNNN; from the exons aataataataataataataataacaataataacaataataacaataataataataataataataataataataataataataataataataataataataacaataataataataataataataataataataataataataataataataacaataataataataataataataataataataataataataataataataataataataataataacaataacaataacaataataataataataataataataataataataataataataataataataacaacaacaataacaataataatcataataataataatcataatcataatcataataataataataataataacaataataataataataataataattataataataataataataataataataataataataataataataacaataacaataacaataacaataaaaataataataacaataacaataacaataacaataataataacaataacaataacaataacaataacaataataataataataataataataataataataataataataataataataataataataataataataataataataacaataataacaacaacaacaacaacaacaacaacaacaacaacaacaacaacaacaacaa tattaataataataataataataataataataataataataataacaataataataataataataataataataataataataataataataataataataataataataataataataataataataataataataataataataacaataataataataataacaataataataacaataataacaataataataataataacaataataacaataataataataacaataac